In a single window of the Drosophila subpulchrella strain 33 F10 #4 breed RU33 chromosome X, RU_Dsub_v1.1 Primary Assembly, whole genome shotgun sequence genome:
- the LOC119557061 gene encoding vesicle-associated membrane protein/synaptobrevin-binding protein, with amino-acid sequence MSKPLFDLPLTIDPEHELRFVGPFNRPVVTIMTLRNNSSLPLVFKIKTTAPKRYCVRPNIGKILPFRTTQVEICLQPFIYDQQEKNKHKFMVQSVLAPVDADLNDLNKLWKELEPEQLMDAKLKCVFEMPSSEANAENTSGGGAIGAGSGSAGGGSAGANTSSASAEALESKPKLSSEDKPSSLPDASDNVESLVGEIEALRETISELRKENLHLKDQITRYRSSPAIKQMNEPYAPVLAEKQIPVFYIAIAIAAAILSLLLGKFFL; translated from the exons GTCCTTTCAACCGACCCGTCGTCACAATCATGACTCTGCGCAACAATTCTTCTCTGCCCCTGGTCTTCAAGATCAAGACAACCGCCCCGAAGCGCTACTGCGTACGTCCAAACATCGGCAAGATCTTGCCCTTTCGAACGACTCAGGTGGAGA TCTGCCTGCAGCCATTCATCTATGATCAGCAGGAGAAGAACAAGCACAAGTTCATGGTGCAGAGCGTCCTGGCACCCGTGGATGCTGATCTGAACGATTTGAATAAGTTG TGGAAGGAACTGGAGCCGGAGCAGCTGATGGACGCCAAACTGAAGTGCGTGTTTGAGATGCCCAGCTCCGAGGCGAATGCGGAGAATACCAGCGGTGGCGGGGCCATCGGCGCCGGAAGCGGAAGTGCCGGCGGCGGAAGCGCGGGCGCCAACACTAGTTCAGCCAGTGCTGAGGCGCTCGAGAGCAAGCCGAAGCTCTCCAGCGAGGATAAG CCCTCGAGTTTGCCCGATGCGTCAGATAATGTGGAGTCGCTGGTCGGAGAGATCGAGGCGCTGCGTGAGACAATCAGCGAACTGCGAAAAGAAAATCTACACTTGAAG gatcAAATCACACGTTACCGCAGCTCGCCGGCCATCAAGCAGATGAATGAGCCCTATGCCCCAGTTCTGGCTGAGAAGCAGATTCCGGTCTTTTACATTGCAATTGCCATTGCTGCGGCCATCTTAAGCCTCCTGCTGGGCAAATTCTTTCTCTGA